In the Triticum aestivum cultivar Chinese Spring chromosome 2B, IWGSC CS RefSeq v2.1, whole genome shotgun sequence genome, TCCACCGACAACGCCTCAGCAGCCTCCTGGCAAGAAACCGCTGGCCTGGTGCCGCCCACATAGGCCACCACCGCCAGCCTCAGGCGCTGCTCAAGATCCTCCATCTCCGGCGTACGGCGAAGAACGCAGACACTGCCAGCGGCAGCCGCGGCTGCAACCGACGCCTACCCGGACCCCACAGGTGCGATGGCAACCGGGACTGGCGAGGACCCCTCCAAAGGAGCGATCTGCCTAGCCACCGGTGCCAGCCTGCTCGCTGGTCCGGCCTGCGTCGACGGCTATGAAGCCCGCGCTACCTTGGCCACCGCCTCACGCTGGAGATCCTCCTCAGACCTGGGACTCCGAGGCCGCTTGCACGCCGTTGAGATGTGGCCTTCCAAACCACATCTAATGCACAACGGGGGGAACCAACAATCTTCACGACGATGCCCTTCACGGAAACAGCTGAAGCAGAGACCAAAGAGATCTGCCGggatctccctcctctccggcgacgacGCCGGCGAACGGGAGGAGTGCGACCTCGCGCCACCCAACGCTGCCTGCTGCCGAAGCGCTCGCCTTTTGCGCCACAGCGCCTTGCGCGACGGCCCCGGCTTGCGCCACTGCAAAGCAGAGCCCGCGGCCACCCCCTGGTCAGCCGGCGCACTTCCGGCACTAGTGGAGAGGCCCTCGGATCCCGACGAGCCGGACAGCCCCAGACCGGAGACAATAGGCTGGAGCTTGGAGGAGATCGAAGCCGGGCTTGCAGATCCATCTGCCATGGCGGGAGCGAACGAGAACGGGAAACGGGGGCCGAGAGGGGGGGGGGAAGCACCGGGGCCGAGAGGCCGCCGGGGCGAAAGGGtggacgccggggccggagtggccgccggcgTAGGGGGAGGGGGTGGACGCCGGGGCCGGAATGGCCGCCGGCGGAGGAAGGGCGCGCTAGAGCAGGGGAGCGGGTATTGCTCGGGTCCTTGGACTGAACGTTGGGTGTTGGAACTGATAGCGCATGATTATCGTTGTAAGCCAAAAGATGTTGTACCCTCTCGCCTCTAGTAGAAAAGAAAAAGACATTGTACCAGCACTTCTACCCATGATTGGCGGCAAAAATGGGTGGTCAGTTCTGTGCGCACCACACCAACTCTACATTTAAATACGGCCAAAGGGCAAAGGGGAGTAAAGCAAAGACATGGTGGGGCCACGAGAATTGGCCAATACCAAACCCCCGTTTACAAGTTGCCACCCGAGTCTACCGTGACACGCGACGCTCTCTCTCCTCCAGCTGCAAAGCATTGCCATACACAAAAGCATCTACAGGTCCAGGGCAAGTGACAGAGAATGGGCAGATGCCTCTCTTTTCTACTCCTCCTGGGCGTCGCGCTTGCGCTCGCCGGCCCGGCTAACGGCGACATATCGGCGGGGTTCGCCGCTTCAGGGGCAGCATACAGCATCGACGCCGCGGTGCGGCAGCTGATGTCGCCATCGTCGATGAAGCTGGAGGACGGCGTGGACCCTGAGCTTAGTATCGACCTGGAGGTGCACCGCCGCGTCCTCGCCGGCATCAGCCCCGGTGCCCTGAACCGCAACAGGCCCGCCTGCCCCGGCgcgtgcccggcgccaggaggatCGTACACCAACCGGGGATGCCAGAAGAAGTACCAGTGCCGTGGCTGAATGGAGCAGCAGAGCACTCTGGCCGGCAACCTCCTGCACGCATGCACGTTCGACCGGTGTAAATTTTCATTTCACATTTATATTTTGTTCCGCTATCTTGGAATAATGTGGCAGTCTTGTTGGAACAATTGTGACGTGATATCGATTGTTCTTTTACGCAGAAGCATGGCGTCGATAATTTTGACTTTAGGCCATCTTCAACGCTCACCTGCAAATCACACACCGCAGCCGTCCGTTGATACGGATGTAGAAGTCGGTCATCCAATGCGACCCACATACATTAAAAatactatttaaataaaccggacgAATTTCATCAAATACGACGGATTTCATTAAAGTTCATAATTTGCATAAAAAGATCGACATTTTGATCGTTTAACTAAAAATTGGAAAAACAACCTAATCCTTATACCGGGCGACCACCTTGTACGCGTGGCCACACGGCCATCGCCGTTCGTTCCGttatcgtcatcgtcgtcgtcgtccctcCACCGGCGGAAGGGTACCAGAGGGCCGCGGCAGCCTTGTCCGGCGGTTGTCTACTACTCGTGAAGGAGCTACTTAGCCTCCTCCTGGGCAGTGCGGAGGGCCACCGCGGCCAATGCAGATGACACTCGCGAAGCTTTGACGACGGGCTTGCCCCTGCAGACGTTGGTAAAGGAGTCGCTATGCGACCATTCCTCGTTGATCCTGGCAAGCTCGCTGTCAAGGTGGTGGCGACGCGTGGCGGTCGTCTCTGATGTGGTGATGAAGCGGTCGAGCGCCCACGCGATGGTGAGGTCTGAGTCATTGCGGACCCGCATCGGACTTGGCGAGCGGCGTTGCGCCGGTTGTACCGTGCATGCCGCCTCTCTGCGCTCCTCCTCGGAGACAACAGCCCTCAAGCCCGAGGGACCGCCGACACCGTCGCCTCTGAGGTAGTGGAGGATGGGGCCCCGTGCCTTCGTTATCACGGATGGTAGCTCCTCCTTGATGGGGCGGCGATGTAGGCCCATCGATGCAGGCGTACTGGTTGCGCGCCGACGGCGACACTGGCTCATCCGTGACGCAGCGTCCGATCTGGACACAATAGTTGCACGGGGGCGATGCCGACTCCTTGATGCGGCGCCCGATCTGGACGCCGCCGTGGTTGCGCCCGGGAAGGGGGGGCTCCTCCACCCGCTGGAGTGGGGACATCGGCTCCTACTTCACGCGGTAGCACGGCGGGGACCGTGGCTCCTCCTTGACTCGCGTCAGCGGCAATGGTGGCATCGGGCCTGTCTTCATCCGTCAGAGCGGCCTCCGTGAGGAGAAGGGGTTGCTGGTGCGGCGTCTAGTCCTCCTCGTCGCCGAAGGAGATGACGATCTCCTCCTTAGTGGAGGAGCCGACCGCCATGTATGCTGATGGGCCCGAAGAGCGAGCGCGGCGGCGCCAAAATCCGCCTGATGATGAACCGCCACCGTCACCGCCTCCACCTGCCGGCACGGAGAACCATGACTTCGGCATCGCCGCGGGAGTTGAAGGGCCTCGAATAGGACAAAGTGTGGTTGTGCATCGCCCGTGCGCGGCTTAAATAGCCGCTGCCAGTCCTTGCGAAGGGCCGGTCAGTCGCTTCAATGCggcgcagcggccggagttggttcGTCAGGAAGCCACGTTCGCATTGAAGCTGTGGCTCCTGAGATGTCGTGTCAGTCAATGCCGCCACCCGCCCAGTCACATCAATCGCCATTATTGTCGGCCATTGCATGCTCTAAGTCGGCATGAATGTGGCGCGGGAAGCGGCGTGTGCATTAGACAGAAAAGCGTGGGGAGTCAGGAAAGGTTTTTTTGGTGGGCCAAATTAGTTAGACACGAGCGTGGCAACAGTCtgtccacacccccccccccctctcatctCCTAGTTTGTCTCTGGTATGCTGGAAAAACATGTCTGAACAGGCCTGCGGACTAATACAGACCCGTATTGGAGGACGGCAAAACAAGCGATTGGGGCTGTTTACTTTAGATTTCTCAACACAAGTGTACTTATCCTTCACCCGAAAAAAAAATGTGTGTCCCCATTGCTTGGCAAAAAAACACTGCAATTGGACAAAGGAGGTAGTTGAACTGCAAAAGATTGTGTCGGCCAAATCTTGAAGTGGGGACGCCCGGCTGCTGCCCACTCACGTCATACTTTGTGTGCTGCGGGCATTCACACAACCTTTCCAGCGCATGACAAATTGACCAGCAAGCACTTTTGAGAACCGACACTAACCCCACCATGGATGGATTAGGTGATCCTCTCGCCCTATCAATCgctttccttttcttttatgtttccttcttttcctttttaCATTTATAATTTTCCTTTTCACttttctgaacttttttgaaaatatgTACATTTCTAGAATTCGTAAATttgtttttgaaatcatgaacttttttaccAATTTGCCAATAACTTTTCAAATTGTTAATTTTTTAGAATCCCTGAACTTTTTTACAAATTTACGAACATTTATCGTAACTCGTGAACCTTTTTTgaatcaatgattttttttcaaaatttgggaACTTTTTTTTTAATTCGCAAGCACTTTTTTGTTTTCATGATTTTCctgaaatgcatgaacattttctgaattcatgACCATGTTTTGAATcatcaaaaaaattcagaaaagatAAAGTTTTTTCGAAATTTGGGAACAATGTTTGAAATTTGCGAACATTATTTTGTTTTTGTTAACATTTAAAAGGAATTAATAAAcaatattttaatttttttaatacacatcattgttcaaaattttgatttttttgaatatgTATTTTttgaaaatcccgaacattttttgaatgcgcGAAACATTTTATGAGGTTTCGTTGAAAATCATGaacagattttttttgaattctcgATCACATAATGATTTCTTGAACATTGTTTTTCAAAATTCACAATTATTTAGAAattaaaaactttttcaaaataccaaattatttttaaaataaaaatataataaataaaaaggaaaaggaaaaataaggGGCGTCCCGCCCCGCGCATTGGGCCGGACAACAAGGCGCTTGGCGGCGCGTAGGAGCTCCCGGGCCCAAGTGGACGCGAACGTGTCTTTGGGACAGATGAGCTATGAGCTCGACTTGGTCCATCTAGCGAGCAGGCTAGTTCGCCTCGCTCCGGCCCAGAGTAATAATTAAAGTTCAGATATAATTAGGAGCAACATCTGTCTCACTTGCTGCTCTGCGCCTCCACGCGTACCTGACCGCCTTTCCCTCACGTTAGGGTTTCTTCCTCCCGGAGGCGATTCCATTGCCACCGTCGAGTTTTCTCCTTCCCTCGCCGGATCCCACCCTCGGATCGACTCGGGCTGATTAAGGGGTGATCCCTGCATCACCGCCCGGCCTTGGTCGACCCCGTTGGGAGTGTTCGGACAGTAGGGGTCTCACAAACACCCAGTTGATTCGCAAGATCGGGTTAGGGTTTCAAGTATGGCGGCCGGCAGTTCAGCTTCGGCAAGCGCATCCGGGGCTGACCCCGCTGCTGAGATGGAGAGGATGATGGCGAAGCTCGGTCTGCATGAAGAAGAACTAGATGACGTGATCTatgatgagaaggaggcaccacCAGATTCGGCCAGGTGGGTCGCGGTAGCACGGGTGCACATCAAGAAAACGTATAGTCAGTATTGGTTTttcaagaacatgcgcgctgcttGGGACCTGGCACAAGACTACAAGTTCCGGCCATTGGAGGACAATCTGTACACGGTGCAATTCTTCTGTTTGGGAGATTGGGAACGGGTCATGCAGGAGGGCCCTTGGAATTTCCGTGGATATGCCATGATCCTTGCCCCATACGATGGCATAACACAACCCTCGATGGTTCCATTGGACACCCTTGATATATGGATTCAGATCCACGACGTCCCTGACAAATATGCACACCTCGTTGATGCTTTGGCTAGTCGGGTGGGAGAAGTTCTTTTCACAGAGAAGCTATCGCAAGATTTTGCTGGCAACTTTTATCGTATTTGGGTCAAGATCAATGTTCTGAAACCCTTGAAGAATGCAGTCACAATGGTGAGGGATGGTACTCATCAGATCTACAGAGTCCGATATGAAAAACTACCTGACTGGTGTGCTGTCTGCGGCCATCTTGGTCATGTTTATAAGGAGCACGGAGATGGAGTTCACCCACCGTCTGCCATGTATTTTAAGGATCTGCGTGCTTCATGGGAAATGAGGACTGGAACGGGCCCTGGAGGGGGGCAGGGACGTAGAGGCAGGGGCGCTCGCGGAGGACGGGCGACCACGGGGAATGCACGGACGACCAAACCGGGGGATATGCACACTGCTATCATTGACCCGACGGCTGTT is a window encoding:
- the LOC123041320 gene encoding uncharacterized protein codes for the protein MGRCLSFLLLLGVALALAGPANGDISAGFAASGAAYSIDAAVRQLMSPSSMKLEDGVDPELSIDLEVHRRVLAGISPGALNRNRPACPGACPAPGGSYTNRGCQKKYQCRG